A single Bufo bufo chromosome 6, aBufBuf1.1, whole genome shotgun sequence DNA region contains:
- the LOC121005674 gene encoding keratin, type I cytoskeletal 42-like, giving the protein MQMLNERLSSYLDKVSALEQENAQLERKICEWYANNAPSSLPDSSQYFRVISELQNEIARANLENARIILQIDNARLAADDFHDKYEMELSIRNNAEADVNALRRVLEGLNQEICDLQMQVQNLQEELQEMKRNHEEEVNCLRAQLGARINVEMNAAPSIDLNSALSEIRDEYENLMERSLRDAENMFRQRSEELNRQVASGSEQLQSVQTEVIELKRTVQTLEIELQSQLSMTSALECTLAETQATFGSQIAQLQSMINSVESQLGQIRSDLERQNHEYKILMDQKTHLEMEIATYKRLLDGHDIHMSTKEYTVSITKPSVNGVGRLPPT; this is encoded by the exons ATGCAGATGTTGAATGAGCGCTTATCTTCCTACTTGGACAAAGTGAGCGCTCTTGAACAGGAGAATGCCCAACTTGAGCGCAAGATCTGTGAGTGGTATGCCAATAATGCCCCCAGCTCACTGCCTGACTCTAGTCAGTACTTCAGGGTGATCTCCGAACTCCAGAACGAG ATCGCAAGAGCTAACCTGGAAAATGCAAGGATCATTCTGCAGATTGATAATGCCAGATTGGCTGCTGACGACTTCCATGACAA GTATGAAATGGAGCTCAGCATTCGTAATAATGCTGAAGCCGATGTGAATGCCCTACGTAGAGTCCTGGAAGGACTTAATCAagaaatttgtgatctccagatgCAAGTTCAAAACCTTCAGGAAGAATTACAGGAGATGAAAAGAAACCATGAAGAG GAGGTAAACTGTCTTCGTGCACAGCTTGGAGCTAGAATTAATGTTGAAATGAATGCTGCCCCATCTATTGACCTGAATAGTGCCTTATCTGAAATCCGAGATGAATATGAGAATCTGATGGAGAGAAGCTTGAGAGATGCGGAGAATATGTTTAGGCAAAGG AGTGAAGAGTTGAACCGTCAAGTGGCTTCAGGTTCCGAGCAACTTCAATCTGTTCAAACCGAGGTTATTGAGCTGAAACGCACTGTCCAGACCCTGGAGATTGAACTGCAGAGCCAACTGAGCATG ACATCAGCCCTGGAATGCACTTTGGCAGAGACTCAAGCTACTTTTGGCTCCCAAATTGCCCAATTACAGTCCATGATCAACAGTGTGGAGTCTCAACTGGGACAAATCAGATCTGATCTAGAGCGTCAGAACCACGAATACAAAATCCTTATGGACCAGAAGACCCACCTGGAGATGGAGATTGCTACTTACAAACGTCTGCTGGACGGCCATGATATTCA TATGTCTACAAAAGAATATACAGTCAGCATCACTAAGCCGTCAGTTAATGGAGTAGGGAGGCTCCCACCAACATAG